In Vibrio neptunius, the following are encoded in one genomic region:
- a CDS encoding amino acid adenylation domain-containing protein — protein sequence MSKLIHRQFAHQCAKTPDNIALRSDSENITYRQLELRANNIAQSLIRSGITSGDVVGIYMNRCNNLVATILGILKSGACYLPLDPYYPSDRLAYMAEHSEAKLVITDNLNGMDWLSNDLPTLDVNSIDFSSATTPDLPQVDEQSLCYIMYTSGSTGKPKGVMIAHHTVVNYLNWMQDAFKLTTNSRVLNQTTFSFDISVWEMFWPLMTGASCALIAEDAKYDPVLLADFVEQHQVTVAQFVPTALRIIVDADVLQQCTSLEHIFSGGEALPQRLVDDLSAQYPGHIHNLYGPTEATIFACHWYCQPQCVEKVVPIGRPIPHAEVLVLDEALQPVKQGLCGELYLAGDILAKGYLKRADLTQERFVDHPQSGKMYRTGDLVSTREDGALLFHGRTDSQIKLRGHRIELAEIEAQLQAMPSISHAAVIVDSSDDGKASYLTAFYVPSQQSNVDVQVIKEQLAKVLPYYMQPSRYYSVDSLPTLPNGKVSKSALNAH from the coding sequence ATGTCAAAATTGATCCACCGTCAGTTTGCTCATCAGTGCGCCAAAACACCGGATAATATCGCTCTGCGAAGTGACAGCGAAAACATTACATACCGCCAACTGGAACTGCGCGCCAATAATATTGCTCAGTCATTAATCCGCTCTGGCATTACATCAGGCGATGTTGTGGGCATCTACATGAATCGCTGCAATAACCTTGTTGCGACCATATTGGGAATATTGAAATCAGGGGCTTGTTACTTACCGCTTGATCCCTATTACCCAAGCGACCGCCTCGCTTATATGGCAGAGCACTCGGAAGCCAAACTGGTGATCACTGACAATTTGAATGGCATGGATTGGCTTAGTAATGATCTTCCAACGTTGGATGTGAATAGCATAGATTTTTCCAGCGCGACAACCCCAGACTTACCGCAGGTAGACGAACAGAGCTTGTGTTACATCATGTATACTTCAGGCTCAACCGGTAAGCCTAAGGGCGTGATGATCGCGCATCATACGGTGGTGAATTACCTCAACTGGATGCAAGATGCCTTTAAACTGACGACAAACAGCCGGGTACTGAACCAGACCACATTCAGCTTTGATATTTCAGTCTGGGAAATGTTCTGGCCTCTGATGACTGGGGCAAGCTGCGCACTGATTGCTGAAGATGCTAAGTATGATCCCGTACTACTGGCTGATTTCGTTGAGCAGCATCAGGTCACTGTCGCCCAGTTTGTGCCAACTGCACTGCGTATCATTGTCGATGCGGATGTACTGCAACAATGTACGTCGTTAGAGCATATCTTCTCTGGTGGAGAAGCGCTACCGCAACGCTTGGTGGATGACCTGTCTGCTCAGTATCCGGGTCATATCCACAACCTCTACGGGCCGACAGAGGCTACCATTTTTGCCTGTCACTGGTACTGTCAGCCACAGTGCGTAGAAAAAGTCGTGCCCATTGGCCGCCCGATTCCGCACGCAGAAGTGCTTGTCCTTGATGAAGCCCTACAACCTGTAAAGCAAGGGCTGTGCGGTGAACTGTATTTAGCCGGAGATATTCTGGCGAAAGGTTACCTAAAACGTGCCGACCTTACTCAAGAGCGCTTTGTAGATCATCCCCAGAGTGGAAAAATGTACCGCACAGGCGATTTGGTGAGTACCAGAGAAGACGGTGCGTTACTGTTCCACGGCCGAACCGATTCACAAATCAAACTGCGAGGTCACCGAATTGAGCTGGCTGAAATTGAAGCTCAGCTACAAGCGATGCCCAGCATTTCTCACGCTGCAGTGATTGTGGATAGCAGCGATGACGGTAAGGCGTCATATCTGACAGCCTTCTACGTGCCTTCTCAGCAGTCCAACGTTGATGTGCAAGTGATCAAAGAACAATTGGCAAAAGTATTGCCTTATTACATGCAACCCTCCCGATATTACTCCGTTGATAGCTTACCCACGCTCCCTAATGGGAAAGTCAGCAAGTCAGCGTTAAACGCTCACTAA
- a CDS encoding acyl carrier protein: MSNNKPNMTPEIENRVLSIWQSVLDVKKIARDENFFDAGGNSLLMSKVHREIKRQLGIPINIIELFQCPTVDSLSKNISKKYPQVLLEKSN, from the coding sequence ATGTCGAATAACAAACCCAATATGACACCTGAAATTGAAAACCGTGTTCTCTCAATCTGGCAATCGGTTTTAGACGTTAAAAAAATTGCCCGAGATGAGAACTTCTTTGATGCAGGAGGCAACTCATTATTAATGAGCAAAGTACACAGGGAAATAAAAAGACAGCTTGGAATTCCGATTAATATTATCGAGTTATTTCAATGTCCTACAGTGGATTCGCTAAGTAAGAATATCTCTAAAAAATACCCTCAGGTGTTATTAGAAAAATCGAATTAA